The region AGTGTTTCTTGGTTTCCGACTCGACCACAGATGAAAGGACTCTACCATCAGGTGCCACTTCTTCAAGAATTGTCTTGATCACTCTGGTTTTATTAGTATCTGAATGTAAATCacgaaaaaaaaagactttagacTAAGCAATTTGTGGGGGTCCCCATTAATGAACATgcaaaatttctaaaagaaaaatacactaaatttaaaaagaaaatttactttttaacgTTGCttactccccctcccccgcaaTGTTTAAAACACAGCATTTTAGACCATGCCATTTTCCCTTCAGTATaacttattgtttaaaaaatgcacgTAGGAACCctaaagttttaattatttagaaagttaaaacTAATTCTAATTACCCCAGCTAGTTTCTGCTGACCTTGGTCCCTTAGTTGAGGACTCGCCAGTGGACCCGGAACCGGACTTCTGGCCTCCTCCGCCGGAACTTCCGCCgtagccgccgccgccgcctccggaACTGCCGCCGCCgtagccgccgccgccgccgccggaacTGCCGCCGCCgtagccgccgccgccgccgccggaacTGCCGCCGCCgtagccgccgccgccgccggaacTGCCGCCGTAGCCACCGCCGGAACCGCCGCCGCCGGAACTGCCGCCGCCgtagccgccgccgccgccggaacTACCGCCGTAGCCACCGCCGGAACTTCCGCCGCGCCCGCCGCGgtagccgccgccgccgccgccgccgctgcaggGGGTAAATGTCACATTGACTTAACTGTAACCCGGGGAGTGGGCGCGTCGCTTTCCCGCTTACTGGTTCTTTAGGAAATACAATgttttcttgggggggggggacctctgccaagtatgtattttaaaactcattcattaaaaacaatttgatGTACACACAGCCCTAAGAATCAAGTTCGTGAGACACGGGGGCTGGTTGCATACGCCTTTTTTCTGtgctctgcttcctcccttcGCTCCCCTTTCTCCCAGTCTCTGGCACTTCCCTGGGCTATGGGAGAGCCTTGCGATTCGGAATATTGAATAAAAGCAGttcagataattaaaaaaaattgtataacttaccctccttctccttctagcaGGCTGCGATAGGTTTGAATTTCAGTCTCCAGTCGGATCTTAATGTCCAGGAGTTGCTGGTATTCCGCGTTCTGGCATTCGGTTTCAGCTCGAATCTGCTGCAGCTGCTCCTCCAGAGAGGAGATCTGGCCCTGAATCTGGGAGAGCTGCACACAGTAGCGACCTTCTGTTTCTGCCAAGGAGGCTTCCAGGGATTGTTTCTGTAAAGAGGAAAGAATACATTGTGGCTTAACTTTCCTGTTCAACTGAGAACAGTGCATCTTATTTAGCAATTGAAGACATCATATAGAAGCATAAAGAAAGGGAATAGAATTTGTGTTTTCCATTTAATAACAAACTTCAGTTTCAGCACTTTCAGATCGATGCCAGTAATGCTTTTCTCCCATTAACAAAGAGCTCGGATTTTTATTGCTCCTTTCTCACCTTCACTCTGCATTTTCTGTTGTTGCATATTCTTACTGAGCATGAAACTTTGTGTGAGAGAGTTATTAACGTACCAGGGCTAGTTGGGACTGTAGTTCGATCTCCAGACCTTGAACATTGCGTCTCAGTTCGGTGATCTCATTCTTCTGGCTGGACATTTGTTCAATGTTATTATCGATTTCCGTAGTCAGTTCCTTGCTCTAGAGtatgaggaaaaaagggaaaggtgaGAAAATCTGCAATGATAACTGAATTTTCGTTGGCTTCCCCCAAAGGAAGGTGGCTTACCTTCTCATTGAACCAGGCTTCTGCGTCTTTGCGGTTTTGTTCAGCAAGTTGCTCATACTGGTTTCTCATGTTGTTCAGAAGCTGGGTCAGATCAACGCCTGGGGCAGCGTTCATTTCCACATTCACATCGCCAGTGGACACATTTTGAAGGTCTTTCATTTCCTGTTTGAGGAACAGAGAACATCAATGACTGCTCTGGGGCCAAACTGAGCAGTCTTTTGGCTGGGGAAAGTACATATTAATGTTTTGCATCACCTCGTCATGATTCTTCTTCAGGTAGGCCAGCTCCTCAGTCAGGCTCTCGATCTGCATCTCCAGGTCAGCCTTGGTCAGGGTCAGCTCATCCAACACCCTGCGCAGGCCGTTGATGTCGGCGTCCACACTCTGGCGGAGGGCCACCTCGTTCTCGTACCTGAAACAAGCACAGCACAGTTACTGGCTGTAACCCAGAAGGGAGGTGCGCCAGATGAAGGCAGAgactatttaaaaagcaaatataagtTGACTTTATATCATGGCAACATTTATTGCATATTAATTCACAAAGGGATACTGGATAGTGGTTTAATGCACAGAAACTTAGCAGttactttaaaatgcattttcttcttttactattGCCCAGAAAGGTAtattgaaatggaaaatttctctGACAGCTCCAgtgctatttaattttaaatggattGAGAAAAATGTAATTGCTATTGTGGACATCCAAAGTCATTGTTAAAAACAACTCATGTATTTGTTGTGACAGCGTTATACCCATTTGCTTAGCTTACTTCAGCCTGAAGTCATCGGCTGCCAGCCTGGCGTTGTCGATCTGAAGCAGGACATTGGCGTTGTCGGTGGTTAGATTCAGGATCTGCGGGAAGAGGTAAAGACATCAGATACAAATACGGCTTTTATAGCGGCATAGGTGAACTGCACTTTTATGTTGTTCTCTTACACAATTTTggagagaatttttattttaaatgtgaaatattacaGGCTTACCGGTACACTTAAATtgggtcatttgttttcttgaagGGTTTATACTCTTCTATTTCTGTTTCATCCCATTCTGAAAACTGCTTGGAATTCTATAGCCGTGTTCCTGCACGCATGCCCCCCTCTTACACTGTGTGATTTCCATGTAGGTCGGCCAAGTTTTGACTGACCCATACCTTACTTGGTTTGATGTGTTACAAATATACACTCTAAATGAATACACGCTaagctggcacacagtaggtacaaTTCACAAATCCCTAGAGGCCAGCGATATCTCATTTCATGCTGGAGGGTTAATGTTTCTTGCATTGTTGGTAATGAGTGCTTTTTCTGTTATCAATCTGAAAAGTATTTTCTTCGGACTCATCTAACAATTCTTTCAGTTTTCATATTTGTAAATGATCTAGTGTATTTTAACTATGGACTCATTATACactaattaaaaccaaaaaaattttcAATAACCCACCACCCTATACGACACCTAACACACGCATTGGATGAAGATTGGAGTGACCATACCATCACAAATACTTACCTTGGGTGAGGCTGTATTGTTTTTGGAATCAAGAAAGTAACACAGGCAAACATAGCGAACGGCTAcatcataattaatttaaaattgatcACACGGTTGAAAAGTAGGCTTCAAGTTGGACTTTAAAACGCCCCTTACCTGATTTTTAAGGTCTTCGATGGTCTGGTAGTATTTGTCGTAGTTGCGAGGCTGGCGCTGGCCCGTGTTGCTGTTCTTTTCGTACCACTCCTTGATCTTGCCTTCTAGCTCGTAGTTGGATTCTTCAAGAGCCCGCACTTTGTCCAAGTAGGAGGCCAGGCGGTCGTTCAGGTTTTGCATGGTTACTTTCTCATTTCCGGAGAGAAGGCCACCGTCTCCTCCAAATCCACCACCGCCACCGCCGAAGCCCCCAAAGCTGCCTCCGCCGAAGCCCCCACCTCCGAAGCCCCCACCTCCGAAGCCGCCGCCTCCAAAACCGCCTCCTCCGTAGCCCCCACCAAAGCTGCTGCTTCCATAGCTTCCACCAAAGCTACCTCCACCGAAACCacctcctcctccgcctcctcctccgtAGCCGCCTGATGAGCACAGAAAGCCTCCACCGGAGCTCCCACGGCTAAAAGAGCCACCACTGAACCCCCCCCCTGAGCTATAGCCTCCACCATGGGAGCTTCTGCTGCTCGAAACCCTGAGGgatcctccgccgccgccgcctcctccaccccctcctcctccgctGCGGGAGGAAGAGTACTGTTTGCTTGAGCTGTACCGAACAGACATGGTGATGCTGTTTAGCCCAGGGAGTGCCTGCTGCTGCCACCAAGGACAGTGACAGGCCTTTATATACTGAGAAGGTGTGGCCCACGTGTGGTAGAGTTTGCTTACTTGCATAGTTTTCTTTTTGCCAATTTAGCATCTTTGGCTGATGATTGCATAAATTATCTTCAGTAATAACCAATCCCAATAGGTATGGTTTTAAATTTGTCTTGAGAACAAACGAGAGGCGTGCTGTGTTGAAACTGAAAATGGGTGTAGTTCAGATAAACATGCTTTGTAACCTTTTGAAGGACATTGGGCAACTGTTAAAATCCAGTTTGAGCTCAGCACTGATTTAGGTTGTATAGCATGGTTGCAAAGTttggaaaaagaattttaactGCAAAGTTATGGTaatataaggtttttaaaattcatgttttaaacagttttaattaattggaacaacaaatagcATAAAGCCTGCCAGAATCATGCTATAATTTAAGAGATCTTGTAGAAAACTGTAagcaactaaaaagaaaataaaacacatatgcTAAACAATTTTACTAATGTTTAAAAGTTGCCACGTATAAAAAGTTAAAACCACAAAAGCACAATTTAGGAAATAGGAAATATGCATGTGCATATGTAGGGAATCTTTTATTTGGGTGaatgaaaatatattgatattttaccTAGGAAATTGGAAGTGAATAATGATTTAGGAATCTTCTAATTTAATGGTGTTGctctttttaacattaaaaaactaaaatcatgaAATTACCCATTTTCAACTGTTAAGACCATAAGGTAGACATTCTTAGCACAAGATATGAAGAACCATCCTCCAGTACTTTCTTATACTAAGTTTGATTGACTGAAAGGGAAAATTTAGGTATGTTATGATCGTGAGTAAAAAATTTGCTTACAAGAATATTAATGTAGATTAGAGAATGATACTCTCTCCAAAAATTATGAACTAGACTGTGAACACATGTTTCCAAGCTAGAttctgtttctcaaaaaaaaaaaattctatgggTATACGGTGTGTAGAATTTGGTATAACAGTTTGTCTAGTGAAGTATTTAATTGGGACTTTAATACACAGtgtaaagttattttatatttatccataGACAATGGCATTGCTATGTATATGTATCCATTCACACACACTTTGTAATTACACAGTGCTATTTGTGATGCTGTGTTTGTATAATCTCTGAAATAAGCTGCTGAGATAGGGGTGGTGGTTATTATCTGTAGCCCATGGACAAGGAAGGTGAAGCTGAGAGAGGTTATGATTCTGCCTAAAGATCTGGAATAGGTGGTTGGACTGAGATTAGAAACCTGGTCTTCTGATGCCTGGCTTTTGGCTCTTTCCTGCTATacctgcgtgtgtgtgcgtgcgcatgcTCCCGTGGATGGATCTGATGGAACTGATGCCTCCATTCCTTACCACGAACACAGCACAACACTACACAGCACAACAAAACAACACAGCAGAACGGCTTGGAAGCGCGACAGTTTCGAAAGAATGGTATTTGGCACACACTCTTCTATTTCTCATTGCTGTTACACGTTAAATTTATAGCTGCACATTCCAGCTTATGAAAGCGCTAGAGATAGTTTCTGCGGGGAAAGGGAACGTGGTTGGCAGGGGAACGAAGTGTTGATTGTCAGAGCGGAGGTTCCTACCCAACAAATTGCAGCTCCTCCGACCTGTTCGCGCACGCAAGTGGGGCAGTAGCTAGACAGAGAAACGAAACCCAGCCGTGGGAATTGATCCTTGGTGCAGATAGTCTGCAGTGAAGCGAAGCCGTGAGAAGTCAGGATGGGGAGGAGCCATATTCTGCTAAGTTCACAGAGGGTGTTGAAAGGCTTGGTATGAACAGGAGCATTttgcaaagaaaacattttagtttgagtTTTTGAAAGATTTTCCCTGTAATTATCACACGTTTTGAGTCTTGAACTTACCAGTTATTGTTTGGTATTAGCCTTTAATTTCTTGCCCCTGGTGGGAAAATAGAACCATCTCGATCTAGTTTCAGTTAGGTGACAAGTGGTGTGAAGAGACCtgttataattacattaaatcGAAGACTATATGAAAGGAAACCATTGCATAAAAGTGCATGGGAACAGAAACATGCATAGATTCTTCTAATAACTGACTGTAACATTTAATTTAAGCCATCTCTAATGTCATCAAAGATTACTTACTAATCTGTACACCCTACAaattaaattgtctttatttgcacTGTCATGTGTGGAAATCAGCTTCGCCACGAGGGAAAGTGGAGATGCCGTGCAGGAATTCAGCTCACTGGGTGAATATTTATGACCGTCAGTTCCAGTCTTGGCACAGTTTACACTTGAGTGCCATACTCTGTCGTGACTGTAATTTTATTGTTCTCAGCTTTTATTATGTCTCCATGTGAGACCCATCGGTAGGTGGGTGCTGAGCAGACAGAAAAGTAGATAAGATTCAGCTCCTGCCCTGAAGGATGGTACGAGTCGTCGCGATCTGAGGAGAGAGGACACCGTGTCGTCACCGCGGGTGCCATGACAGTGACAAatgaagcgggggtggggggggcgggggggctggggtgggggaggagttaACCCTTTCTGAACATCTACTGTGTTTTAGGTGGTTTACTCTCctttacccctcccccacatcctctAGGACAGGTATtctttaccccattttatagctttaaaaagcttcaggagccctggctggtgtagctcagtggattgagcgcgggctgcgaaccaaagcatcacgggttcgattcccagtcagggcacatgcctgggttgcaggccacggcccccagcaaccgcacattaatgtttctctttctctctctttctccctcccttctctccctaaaaataaataaataaaatctttaaaaaataaaaaaaataaaaagcttcaagAATTTGCCCACAGTGACCCAGCTAGTTTATGCTAGAGCCTGGTTTTGAATCAGGCCTGTGTAGCTTCAAAGGCGAGGCTGTTTTCCGACACTGAACTGCCGCTGTGAGACTGATGAGTGAGGAGCATTGGAACGGGTCACGTGGGACGAAGTTCCGTGAAGCAGCTGAAATTTCAGCTGAGCCCTGTGAAGGAGGGGCAGGGTTTTCCGAGTGTGCAGCGGCAGGCACAGGACTGTTCTGGGAAGTGGGGTCTGTGAAAACGCCAGTCACGTGGACACCAGATGGACCAGTTTGGCCGGGGCGGATGGTCCAGCTTGATTGCTTTCCTTTTAACAGATTGTATTATGCACCTTCAACAGTTCTTGGAAATACATAGGCAACTAAGATACAATTCCTGCCCCTCAAGGAGTGTTATAATCTGTTGTACTTGGAGAGGCAAACAAACATGTCCACGGACCAGAGATTATAATGGGGTAATCTGGGCTTTTTGAGGTGTGGGCAAGATGTTGAGGGGGTGCAGAGGGGCGCTCCAACAGTCTGTGGTTGTGGGGTGTGTGTCGGGGGGCACAACTGAAAGAATAGTGAAGTCAAGTTTGGAGGAGAAGGTGACTTTGGTTTAAGATGTGAGTTTGAAGTCCTAGTAGCAGGatattcatgtaaaaataaaaatgtcgtTCAGCAGTTAGAGCCATAGCACCGTAACGTCCAGGAGAGAGGTTAGGGCAGCGGGCTTCAGGCGAGCGAGGGTCCCTAAgggaaagaatttaaaaggaaacaatagGAGAGCCAAGCCCAAACTTGGGGGACAGCCTCGTCAGGAGCTGGGCAGAAGAGGTGGAGACTAATACTGAGCCGagcacctggggctgggggtaggggggagaAATAGGGAAGCCGAGGGAGGAGAGAACCCAGGTATGGCGGGGTGGTCTCCGGAGAGCCTGGGAAAGGGGGCTGGAGGAAGACCGTGGGTTTGTCAAGTGCAAACCATTGGCGTCCTTTCAAGGGCAGGTTTAGTAGTGTGGCGGGGCAATTCACGAGGTAGTCAGTATCGGAATTGATGGCTTTGCTTAtggtgttttattttcatgtgctcCAGGCTGTCCCATCTCTTCTTTAACTGCTTCTGGGTTCTGGGTCGCGGTTAGGACGGGGTCGGTGCTGTCCCCAAGCGGTTAATTCGGCTGGGGCTCTTGAAGCACGTCACTGAGTCAGCCTTCTGACCAGCTTTGCTTGCCTTGCTGTCGGGATTTGGATTGTCCTGATTTCGTCCTTACTTTGCTTCAAGGAAAATTCTCTTCTAAAGTTCTTAGTTGAAAATTCTACttgcaattttcttttctctgattgAGTAACTGAGGTATAGTGAATAATTTAGGTCGTTGCAGGAAGATGAATCTGGTAATGCAGGTTATGCCTCGAGATGACAAGGTAGATAGGCTGAGTGTTTAGCATTTTCTATTGTTTATCAAATAAAGTTTGAGCACTAGACGTTTTGTACCTGAATGTTGTGTGACTTGGTGTGAATCGCTGGACGTGCCCTTCTGACCACCACCCACGGAGCAGAAGCCAGGTGGAGAGTTGCAGAGCTGTTGGGCGGGTTTAGTGTCCACCCCCCTTCCAGGGGGCCGAGTAATCAGAGCGACTAAGATAAGGCCCTGGCTTCTCACTGGCAGCCTTAGAAAGCAGGAGGCTCTAAAATCCAAAGGCACTCCcatattacataatttttctaaaacttctGATGATGCACAGATGGGAGCCACAAAAATACAGAAGTGGCAGGAAGGCTTTTCAGTGGGGAGTAGCAGGGTGGCTAAGTGGGTGGGCTCCGGAGTCAGATGGCTTGGGTGACAGTCCAGGCCCTACCACTTGCCGTGTGGCTTTGTGTCATCTCTGAAGTAGGAGTAATAGTTTTTCCTTCCTATACTTCCATGCGTTGGTATATATGCAGCCTTtggagcagtgcctggcatgtacaGAATACATGTTTAATAAGTGTCTTTTGTTAATTCTTACCACTGTCTCTGTGATCTGTTTCTCAGAGACTAACCCACTGTCTAGCCCGTAGCAGGCCAGCAccatatgaatgaatgaaagggaaAGATCGGGAGGCGGAAGATGGctagtgaggaggaggaggatggctGGGAGGGGAGTAGGGTGGGAAACGGTATCCTGGGGATAACTTTGTGATAAGCCGTCTGTTTTACTCCGACTGATGCTTGCTTCCCTTTTCCACTGTATCCTTCTGTTCATCTCCCACACCCACCAAGTCGCCAACTTGGTCACGGTTTCTTGTGTCATATCTGatgtgtttgtttcctttgtctcGTCCCTCTGCAGCTGCCCCTCCAGGCTTTACCACTTCTCTCGTGGGGCTGCCTCGCCAGCTGCAGAAGTGTGTGTATCCTGGCTCGCTCACTGCCTTGTCACTTGAGGTCTGTTCCATTCACTGATGCCAGGTCGATGTTCCCGAAAGAGTATTGTCATCACTTTACCCACACGCTCAAGCGCACCTGCAAGGGGTTTCTCTTGTGGATACACTCAGTCTGCTCAGTaactctccccgccccctccgccccaccccgtGCCCCTGCGGCGGAGGGGGGAGTGCTGGGTTCTCCCCGTAAAGTGGTTCTGTGGCCTCGGGCAAGGCAtgcagcctctctgggcctcattttaCTGccctgtaaaacagggataataatactAGGGACTagtaaaatatgaatagtaaaagtAATAATTACTATCCAGTGAAAAAATGTTagcattttctttagaaattcttTAATTATGAGCAAGCCTTTCTTTCACAGCTTGGCTGAAACACTATGTTTCATCCTGTTTTAAGGCCTTTGTTGCTCCTGGTTCGGAACATCTGTCTCCCACTTTGCTGCTTACTCGAATCATCCTGCCTCAGCTCCAGCTCTGGCTTCAGCGCAGTCTCCTTCAGGGGTTCCTCGCCCTGAGTCTCGTCATGGCTGTCACGTTCCTTCCTTTTCCCGTGTGCAGCCGAGTGCTTTATAATATGCTGTATTATTATTGTGCCCAATGAGGGAGAGTAAGTTCCCTTAGAGAAGGGAGGGTGACTtacactcttttaaaaatgattatttatttatttattttcagagagaggggaagggagggagggagaaagaggggagagaaatattggattggttgcctctcatgcatgccCCAAgcagagaccaaacccacaacctacgcatgcgccctgaccaggaatcgaactggtgaccattcGCTCTGGGGGACGACACCCAACctaccgagccacaccagtcagggcaggtgacGTACACTGTGGCTGTGCCTGGCAGATGCTTACTGTTCTCTGCATGTTTTCCCGtcacctttccccccctctctttcctttGTCCTTATTTGCTggtcacaggcctgggctgctggctgggctcccagttgggggtgtgcaaaaggcaattgattgatgtctctctcacatgctggtgtttctctccctcccttcccttctctctaagaagtaaataagtaaaatctttaaaaataagtagtaaAGCTGATAGTACCAAATTAACCAACCAACCAGCCTCTACACACTCCAATCAAAACTTCAGCGGCTGTTTCTCTCCCCCGTTCATAAAGCCAAGCAAATCACTTTAGGTCCAGTTGTGGTTGTCTGTCAAAACCGATCATCTCAAAGATGGCTGGTAATAAGAGAAGATAACTTTATTACCAGGTCTTGTTAAATTTTACTTAGGGAGTCTGGGCAGATCAAAGAATAATAGAGAAAATTTCAGATTACAAATGGGAATCACACACGGAGGTTAAAGATTGTGATGAAAGTGGCAATCCGCTACTCTGGTGATTTCAGCGAATATGTGTAATGTGCtttaaatttgaaagaataatggtCTCTTGAAGTTAATCAATTAATCTTATTgttcagagattttaaaaatacttaaacacTTCGTTATGTCCGTGTCATAACAAATCGAGAATAGCTCTTTGTACTGTCACCTTTTTTGGGTGGTGGGAATGACACGGAATAGGTTTAAAtagctgtgtaaatgtaacacacaATGACAGTGGGGAAAATTATCACGACCGTTTTTTTTGTGGCCTCCTTCCCCAAGGCCGACAGCAACGCCCAAAGAACGTGTCATTCCTCGGGTTAAACCCATTACATCGACGTGTAAGTAACGTTTACAATGGCAGTTCTCGGATAATTAGGGCTCGTGGAGCTTATTGAGACTTTTCTCTGTTCCAGGGCTGAGTCTCATCAAATCCTGACGGCAACTGCACACAGGCCTTTGTTTTAACTAAAAAGGGGCCCAAAGTTATTCAATAAAGGGGCTCATGTGGGGTTTAAACACAGATCTACTTGTCTGTTTAACATCGTAAGAAACTCTGACACAGAATTGTATTTTCCAGTCTTGTAACTTAGAAAATTAACAAGAACCTGTGAGTTTCTCAGGCTGGACAAGCCTTCCCTGTTACCTTCCCTGTTCCCTGGTTGCACTTGCAGCAAGAAAACAGACGAACTTGCAAAGAGCGGGAATGGGGCAGGAGCCCCGCCCTTACAGAGGCCCCGCCTTCTAGGTCTCAGCGGAGCCCAGGCCGGACTCCGTCTGACCTCTTGGGGGTCCTCTCGCTTGGGTTCCTGGAATTTCCTAACTCTTTGGCAGGATTGTTCAGTTCCAGATTAGTCATTAAAATCACTAATCAGATCAATTAGCCACCACACATAATTGCAGTGCTAATCCTTTTAAAATGCTGGCTTTTCCAGAGGGAGCTAACACCCATTAAGGAGATTAACTGCTTTTTCTCAGGTTTACACTCTGAGTCTTGAACACTTGGTATATATCCGAATTAATTCCACAGTAAACTACGACATGAGTGGGTTCCGGTGCttggtatttttcatttcccataTAGTTCAAAAGCTATCAAACATTTTGGtgtctcttaaaaatattttccatactGATCATTTTGGTTAAAATGGGATGCTAAGTTTAGAAATGTCTAGTCCTAAAACTAGAAATGTGTGGATATTTATAGAAGtataaaatgtctgtttttttttcttgacatctAGAATATAAATGCTACATTCTAATCTAGTAggattgcttttttctttcttttttttttaatttaagagaaTTATAGGGAAGTCTACTTTTTACCTTTCAAATggggaaaggttttttttttaaagattttatttatttatttttagagagggaagggagggagaaagagagagagagagagacatcaatgtgtggttgctgggggctgtagcctgcaacccaggcatgtgccctgactggggatcgaacctgcgacactttggtttgcagctcgcattcaatccactgagctacgccagccagggcttttttttctttaaactatctCAAGGATGAGGCCCCCACAGCCTATACTGGGATAGTTGTTGAAACATTCCCCCACGCAGCTACCAAGTTGCTCGAAGAGTAGAATATTAAGAATAATGACTTTGTGCCGGATCCTGTGTTAAGGGCTCTAATGTACATTTTCTCATGCAACTCACTGAACAAACCTATCCGGTAGATACTGTCATTAGACCGTTTTTACAAAGGAGGGAACTGAAGCTTCAAGTGGTTATGTATTGTGTACAGGGCAATGCAGCTAGTAAGTTAACAGGGGAGCCGAAAGAAATTGAAACCAGGTCTGTCTTTGCTGGACCCCACACTCTTAACCACTACCTTTCACTGCCAGTGTTCGGTTAAACTTTGCGTTGTGGTTTGCCAGACAGTGTCAGACAGTACAGTGGGGAGGATGGAACCTTTTATTACAGCAGGTCGGTTTTAGGGTAAGCTTCCACTTCCTACTGTGAATGAATTAAGTGGAATCTTTAAGGTAAGCGCAGCtgattttaaagtgttattttcaAAGATGGTCTGCAAACACTTTGTTATGTGGCGATGCTTTGTGATGGGTTTGACCAGGTTAGGGACGGGTCAGTCACGAAGGTAAATTCTGTGGCAGGTGATACTTGGCCTGCTAGTCTAGGTTTGAGTGAGTATCCACGACCAGTTTAAGAGCTGAGTAACAGAGGAGCCAGGGTTTTAGTGGGTTATTTACTTTACCACTTACCCAGGTGTCCCATTCATTACCTTATGGTACTTTTCAATCTCGTTCTCCAGTGGAATCTTTACACCAGGGGTGGTTCCTCC is a window of Phyllostomus discolor isolate MPI-MPIP mPhyDis1 chromosome 8, mPhyDis1.pri.v3, whole genome shotgun sequence DNA encoding:
- the KRT10 gene encoding keratin, type I cytoskeletal 10 isoform X2; this encodes MQVSKLYHTWATPSQYIKACHCPWWQQQALPGLNSITMSVRYSSSKQYSSSRSGGGGGGGGGGGGGSLRVSSSRSSHGGGYSSGGGFSGGSFSRGSSGGGFLCSSGGYGGGGGGGGGFGGGSFGGSYGSSSFGGGYGGGGFGGGGFGGGGFGGGGFGGGSFGGFGGGGGGFGGDGGLLSGNEKVTMQNLNDRLASYLDKVRALEESNYELEGKIKEWYEKNSNTGQRQPRNYDKYYQTIEDLKNQILNLTTDNANVLLQIDNARLAADDFRLKYENEVALRQSVDADINGLRRVLDELTLTKADLEMQIESLTEELAYLKKNHDEEMKDLQNVSTGDVNVEMNAAPGVDLTQLLNNMRNQYEQLAEQNRKDAEAWFNEKSKELTTEIDNNIEQMSSQKNEITELRRNVQGLEIELQSQLALKQSLEASLAETEGRYCVQLSQIQGQISSLEEQLQQIRAETECQNAEYQQLLDIKIRLETEIQTYRSLLEGEGGSGGGGGYGGGSSGGGQKSGSGSTGESSTKGPRSAETSWDTNKTRVIKTILEEVAPDGRVLSSVVESETKKHYY
- the KRT10 gene encoding keratin, type I cytoskeletal 10 isoform X1, with protein sequence MQVSKLYHTWATPSQYIKACHCPWWQQQALPGLNSITMSVRYSSSKQYSSSRSGGGGGGGGGGGGGSLRVSSSRSSHGGGYSSGGGFSGGSFSRGSSGGGFLCSSGGYGGGGGGGGGFGGGSFGGSYGSSSFGGGYGGGGFGGGGFGGGGFGGGGFGGGSFGGFGGGGGGFGGDGGLLSGNEKVTMQNLNDRLASYLDKVRALEESNYELEGKIKEWYEKNSNTGQRQPRNYDKYYQTIEDLKNQILNLTTDNANVLLQIDNARLAADDFRLKYENEVALRQSVDADINGLRRVLDELTLTKADLEMQIESLTEELAYLKKNHDEEMKDLQNVSTGDVNVEMNAAPGVDLTQLLNNMRNQYEQLAEQNRKDAEAWFNEKSKELTTEIDNNIEQMSSQKNEITELRRNVQGLEIELQSQLALKQSLEASLAETEGRYCVQLSQIQGQISSLEEQLQQIRAETECQNAEYQQLLDIKIRLETEIQTYRSLLEGEGGSGGGGGYGGGSSGGGGSGGGYGGSSGGGGGYGGGSSGGGGGGYGGGSSGGGGGGYGGGSSGGGGGGYGGSSGGGGQKSGSGSTGESSTKGPRSAETSWDTNKTRVIKTILEEVAPDGRVLSSVVESETKKHYY
- the KRT10 gene encoding keratin, type I cytoskeletal 10 isoform X3, whose product is MQVSKLYHTWATPSQYIKACHCPWWQQQALPGLNSITMSVRYSSSKQYSSSRSGGGGGGGGGGGGGSLRVSSSRSSHGGGYSSGGGFSGGSFSRGSSGGGFLCSSGGYGGGGGGGGGFGGGSFGGSYGSSSFGGGYGGGGFGGGGFGGGGFGGGGFGGGSFGGFGGGGGGFGGDGGLLSGNEKVTMQNLNDRLASYLDKVRALEESNYELEGKIKEWYEKNSNTGQRQPRNYDKYYQTIEDLKNQILNLTTDNANVLLQIDNARLAADDFRLKYENEVALRQSVDADINGLRRVLDELTLTKADLEMQIESLTEELAYLKKNHDEEMKDLQNVSTGDVNVEMNAAPGVDLTQLLNNMRNQYEQLAEQNRKDAEAWFNEKSKELTTEIDNNIEQMSSQKNEITELRRNVQGLEIELQSQLALKQSLEASLAETEGRYCVQLSQIQGQISSLEEQLQQIRAETECQNAEYQQLLDIKIRLETEIQTYRSLLEGEGGSGGGGGYGGGSSGGGQKSGSGSTGESSTKGPRSAETSWDTNKTRVIKTILEEVAPDGRVLSSVVESETKKHYY
- the KRT10 gene encoding keratin, type I cytoskeletal 10 isoform X6 yields the protein MQVSKLYHTWATPSQYIKACHCPWWQQQALPGLNSITMSVRYSSSKQYSSSRSGGGGGGGGGGGGGSLRVSSSRSSHGGGYSSGGGFSGGSFSRGSSGGGFLCSSGGYGGGGGGGGGFGGGSFGGSYGSSSFGGGYGGGGFGGGGFGGGGFGGGGFGGGSFGGFGGGGGGFGGDGGLLSGNEKVTMQNLNDRLASYLDKVRALEESNYELEGKIKEWYEKNSNTGQRQPRNYDKYYQTIEDLKNQILNLTTDNANVLLQIDNARLAADDFRLKYENEVALRQSVDADINGLRRVLDELTLTKADLEMQIESLTEELAYLKKNHDEEMKDLQNVSTGDVNVEMNAAPGVDLTQLLNNMRNQYEQLAEQNRKDAEAWFNEKSKELTTEIDNNIEQMSSQKNEITELRRNVQGLEIELQSQLALKQSLEASLAETEGRYCVQLSQIQGQISSLEEQLQQIRAETECQNAEYQQLLDIKIRLETEIQTYRSLLEGEGGY